tgaaggtgagcaggaacagggagaataacatggcaatggctgaaggtgagcagggacagggagaataacatggcaatggctgaaggtgagcagggacagggggaataacatggcaatggctgaaggtgagcagggacagggggaataacatggcaatgtctgaaggtgagcagggacagagagaataacatggcaatggctgaaggtgagcagggacagggggaataacatggcaatggctgaaggtgagcagggacagggggaataacatggcaatggctgaaggtgagcagggacagggaggataacatggcaatggctgaaggtgagcagggacagggggaataacatggcaatggctgaaggtgagcagggacagggaggataacatggcaatggctgaaggtgagcagggatggagaataacatggcaatggctgaaggtgagcatggacagggagaataacatggcaatggctgaacgtgagcagggacagggaggataacatggcaatggctgaaggtgagcagagacagggagaataacatggcaatggctgaaggtgagcagagacagggagaataacatggcaatggctgaaggtgagcagggatggagaataacatggcaatggctgaaggtgagcagggacagggagaataacatggcaatggctgaaggtgagcagggactgggggaataacatggcaatggctgatggtgagcagggatggagaataacatggcaattgctgaaggtgagcagggacagggagaataacatggcaatggctgaaggtgagcagggatggagaataacatggcaatggctgaaggtgaacatggacagggagaataacatggcaatggctgaaggtgagcagggacagggggaataacatggcaatggctgaaggtgagcagggacaaggagaataacatggcaatggctgaaggtgagcagggacagggagaataacatggcaatggctgaaggtgagcagggacagggagaataacatggcaatggctgaaggtgagcagggacggggaataacatggcaatggctgaaggtgagcagggacagggggaataacatggcaatggctgaaggtgagcagggatggagaataacatggcaatggctgaatgtgagcagggacagggagaataacatggcaatggctgaaggtgagcagggacagggagaataacatggcaatggctgaaggtgagcagggacagggggaataacatggcaatggctgaaggtgagcagggacagggagaataacatggcaatggctgaaggtgagcagggacagggagaataacatggcaatggctgaaggtgaacatggacagggagaataacatggcaatggctgatggTGAGCAGGGATGGAGAATAACATGACAattgctgaaggtgagcagggacagggagaataacatggcaatggctgaaggtgagcaggaacagggagaataacatggcaatggctgaaggtgagcagggatggagaataacatggcaatggctgaaggtgaacatggacagggagaataacatggcaatggctgaaggtgagcagggacagggggaataacatggcaatggctgaaggtgagcagggacaaggagaataacatggcaatggctgaaggtgagcagggacagggagaataacatggcaatggctgaaggtgagcagggacagggagaataacatggcaatggctgaaggtgagcagggatggagaataacatggcaatggctgaaggtgagcagggacagggggaataacatggcaatggctgaaggtgagcagggacagggggaataacatggcaatggctgaaggtgagcagggatggagaataacatggcaatggctgaatgtgagcagggacagggagaataacatggcaatggctgaaggtgagcagggacagggagaataacatggcaatggctgaaggtgagcagggacagggggaataacatggcaatggctgaaggtgagcagggacagggagaataacatggcaatggctgaaggtgagcaggtacagggagaataacatggcaatggctgaaggtgagcagggatggagaataacatggcaatggctgaaggtgagcagggatggagaataacatggcaatggctgaaggtgagcagggatggagaataacatggcaatggctgaaggtgagcagggacagggggaataacatggcaatggctgaaggtgagcagggacagggggaataacatggcaatggctgaaggtgagcagggatggagaataacatggcaatggctgaatgtgagcagggacagggagaataacatggcaatggctgaaggtgagcagggacagggagaataacatggcaatggctgaaggtgagcagggacagggggaataacatggcaatggctgaaggtgagcagggacagggagaataacatggcaatggctgaaggtgagcagggacagggagaataacatggcaatggctgaaggtgagcagggatggagaataacatggcaatggctgaaggtgagcagggatggagaataacatggcaatggctgaaggtgagcagggacagggacaataacatggcaatggctgaaggtgagcagggacagggacaataacatggcaatggctgaaggtgagcagggatggagaataacatggcaatggctgaaggtgagcagggacaagGAGAATAACGTCATTTTCTCTCTGCAGCTGCTCCAGTAATGCAGGCAGACATGGGTTTAATGCTATTTACATGCAGATGAGCATTATATCTGCAGGTAAGCAGCAGTTTCGGAGCTGACAGGTGCACTTTTTTCTTTGTTTGCCAGTCTTAAATGTGTTTTCCATGATTAGAAAAAACTTGATACAATATAATATCACTTTACATTTTCCATTGTCTTTACTGATGTTTGACCGCTCCCTTTTTTAATTGCAGGTTACATTGGAAGAAATAAATTCCCAAATTGCACTTGAATTTGGCCAAGCAATGACAGTCCGGGTGTGTAAAGGGGACGGGGAAGTGATGCGTAAGTGTTATAGCCAGGGCAGCGACCGCGTGTTACACTTCTATCACAATGGTACATGTGGGCAGTTTTATAACGTCCGATATTGTAAAACACCAAACTGAACGGATGCAGTACGGGTCTTCATTTTATTGTGTCCAGCAATGGTATCTCTGTAATCCAGGTAGTGACCCCAGACAGTGAGGGCAGCATAACAAAGGCTTGGCCTCCAAATATTAAGGGCCTCATAGCAAAAGCCCTAAGGCTAGGTCCTCACTGATAAATTAGTGGACAGCATGTTCCTGATTCATTCCTCTAGGGTAGATCTTCATAGTGATTACTGGGTCAGACTGAACCATTTTTTATTATGCGCTATTATATTACTTTATGACCCCTACAATAgggtcccatttttttttttttattattatccctGTTTGAGCTTAGCTTCTTCTTAATCGTATTATTAAAAGTACATTTTTAGTTTCTTCATATTCTCTCTCCCTGCTACTTTGATATATAATTGTTTGAGAGACCAGTACCACTGTTATTGGTTGCGAATTTTGGCTGATTCATAAAGAACAGTTACCTGTATTCTTCATTTATTTTCTGTGAATAAAGCATACAGGATTCACAGAACAatatactacttttttttttttttttttgttgtctttTCAAGTTTGTTTTAAAAAGAGTTCAGTCTGTGATCTCCCCCCGGTGACAGTGACACGGCTATAACCCTCTTGCCACAGGGCTGTTTTATAAAACCGCTATACCTTGTAGTATAAGGATTCACCACTAGAGGGCACTGAAGGCTAACAGTGGATGTGTATACACAGTGGATGTGTATGGGCACAACATCGCCGCTCTGCAGGCCGTCGGTGGCCTCTGCCATGTGTAGAATATAAATGAAGCTAAATTGTAAGTTACTTTGCTGCACTTTAGAATATAGTAGGCTACTGCTTAGGTAGCATTTCCTCTCATTAGGTATCAAAATGAATAGAAATATCTGCACACATTCTGTGGGTGCCCACCATGACGCCTGCATTGGACAGGCTTGAAGAACACACAGCTATATAATGTAATCCCTCGGAGAACAGATTATTTCATAACTGTAGATGACCTGGGTGGTGTCAGTAATTGATCCCATTCTGTCCTATAGGGCAGTGACTGCACAGAAGGACGTGTGTGAATGATGCTCTCATGTACTGTGCTATATCGCCATCTGCTGGTGAACCTGTGTATTGCTGGCAGTGTGGATTTATCATTATTTTCAGTTTTGCATCATATGGTACAAAATGTATACAGTAGAATGATGCAGAAGTACCTTTACATGTTATGTATGTTTTCTTGCAGCTGTAGTTGTTATCCAGAATGCCACAGTTCTAGATTTAAAGCGAGGAATCCAGCGCTATGTGCAGCTAAAGCACCAGAGGGAAGGAGGAATACAGCATATCAGTTGGTGAGCGCTGTAGTGTAGTCTGTGCGTTCTTTGTGGATCAGTGATGTGATGACTGACGTACATTTCCCCATTACTAGGAAATATGTCTGGAAAACGTACCAGTTGTCCTTTTCTGGAGAGAAGCTGGATAATGATGAGAAGAGTCTTCGGGAGTAAGTCCTGTCTATTCTGCTATGTGCGGAGCTGAGATCTCTCTCCGTATACAGGCAGTCTCTGCGTTACCAACTAGATATATTCTGGATATGTGAGTAAGTAGGGGCAGAAAAGGCCAACTACCACCTTACCGCTGCCAGTTCTGGCTGCCCCGCTGATGGCCACCCATCATACGGTCCTCATCTCCGGCCTCTTCACTATAGGCCCGGGCTTCAGGCTGCGATGACGATGTCACCTTATGGCTCCCAGTTATCTCCTGTCTGGACACGGCCAGGAGTCTGGCCTATAATGACGAGCACGAAGATGCAGCACAGTGAAAAGAAGATTTGACGGCGGCCAGAGAGGTCTGCAGCGATGCAAGTATGTTAGTGGGGTATTTTCAACATCTGACTTTCCTATCTAGAGGTCCTATGTAAGTGGGATGTTTGTAAGTTGGGACTGAGGCGCTTAGGGCAGAGGAGCCACAAGGGGAGAGGTGGACTGGAGGGTGTGTGGAGTCATTGTTACAAATGATAGATCTGGATGGAGGGAGGAATAAAGAATTTTATTTCCAAAGCAGAGGGGTGAGATCTTGGGCTAAAAGGTAAATTTGGAGTATAAGAGGCAATGCATGCAATTCTGAGATCTGTCCTCTGCCAATAGTAAGACTAGGGAAAATTAAGAGCCCCAGGGCAGAGTCTTGAGGGCCACAGAGATCCGAGACAGAGACGTGGTGTGTGAGTGATAGACACTAAGGGTCTGATTCATTATTACATTTGCACCCATTTTTTGGATAGTTTTGAGTGTGTTTATCATGTTTTTGCTTTGctcaaatattttttgttttttacatctaTTTTATGTTTTCCTGTTTTTAATGTTCACCACTATGAGCGGGGTTTGGGGTATCTGGATATTTTCATCTGATTCATCAATTCATAAAAGTCACAATATTATGTAAATGTACTGCAGTTTTCCCTTGGATTATTTTCACAAAACTTTAGCGGAACAAGTGACTTTTTAGTTGCAAAAaaaggttaaagacaaaaataaaaagcatttatGATTTGGCACAGACTTAATGAACCACGGACGTCCTTTTGAAAAATTAGGCACAAGAAATATCAACAAATGCTATAAGACAAAAAAAGTGACTTTAGAACCATCTCACGAATGATGAATCGGGCCCTAAATGTCCAGTTGTTGAGGTTTGGTGCGTTACTGAAATGAGGCTTTGTTAAACTGAAGTATTTAATGTCTTTTAGGTACGGGATAAAAAATCGGGACGAAGTGGTTTTTATTAAGAAACTGAAAAAGAAGTAGTGATTGGGTCAGTGACATTATGTCTAGTTCCCTTGTGAATGATTTTCATTAAGTAGATATATCTGTAAATTACAGTTTCGGTAGCCTTTTTCCCGGTGGTAACGCCTGCAGGAGATATAGGAAAACCCTATGGAGACGAGGAACAGATTCGACAGGACTCGCTGAGCTTAGGTTGGGGTCACACTGGGGTATAACacggctgagtgctatgtgataaaacgtGGCATAGCACTCGGTCCAGTGTTATTCTGGGGCAGATCACATCAGCGTTTATTTTCTCATGCTTATTTGGCATGACAGAACAATGGCAGCATGCAGTGGGTGCATCCGAGAATTGGATCACTTGCACCGATACAggactatgggtgcgtgtgaaatctTGGACTGCATTCTGATGTCATCTGAGTACAGTCTGCTACACACGGAGTCAGGCCATGGAGGTGATGGAAAAactactttctccatctcctccgcacctgtgctctGATTCAATAAGATCAAAGCAGTGACACTCggatcacgctcacagcagagctgGAGCCGGGGGTCATAAGCATCTCACATCGGATGTGATACGCCAGTGTGACTTCAGCCTTCAGTTGCGTCACTGGAAACTACttgtagctagtgttgagcgataccgtccgatacttgaaagtatcggtatcggatagtatcggccgatacccgaaaaatatcggatatcgccgataccgatatccgataccaatacaagtcaatgggacatcaagtatcggaaggtattctcatggttcccagggtctgaaggagaggaaactctccttcagaccctgggatccatagggatgtgtaaaataaagaattaaaataaaaaatattgatatgttcacctctccggcggcccctggacatcacgctgctaaccgggaggcttctttgtttaaaatgcgcgcctttaggacctgcgaatgacgtcccggcttctgattggtcgcgtgccgcccaagtgaccggcacgcgaccaatcagaagccgcgacgtcattcgcaggtccttaattcctagaattaggagtttttgtgaatgagaatgacgtcgcggcttctgattggtcgcgtgccggtcacatgggcggcacgcgaccaatcagaagccgggacgtcatttgcaggtcctaaaggcgcgcattttaaacaaagaagcctcccggtttgcagcgtgatgtccaggggccgccggagaggtgagcatatcaatattttttattttaattctttattttacacatccctattgatccgataccgatacccgatatcacaaaagtatcggatctcggtatcggaattccgataccgcaagtatcggccgatacccgatacttgcggtatcggaatgctcaacactacttgtagcCAAAGAGAAGCAAGTGCTCTGCAGACCTGCCACTGAATAAACGGACTGGACAGTGTCTCTACCTGGACATTGACTATAGCCGATGTCATGAACATGCCTATGTATGTAAATTGAATGCTTGTTCTAGGCAGCTATGATCCGCCTGGTATGCTTATTCCTGTCATGATCTTTGAATAAATGTCTAATTAAGCACAATTTGTATATAGCCTGGTTTACATGAGGATATATACAATCATCCATTCTTCATTTGTCATTTTTATATATGAACAATGTAtactaaaaaaatattaaaagacaGATATGGTTTTCTATGTTACCTGCAATGGAgccaaaaaaacattttatttctgtagGTGGAGATATTCGTGTTGTATGGGGGGGGTTCTTATTGTCTTCTGTCTTTATTTTTACAGAGTCGATCATGTGTGGAAGTATTCCGTGATAAATGACACAGCATGGACCCCGCTGATGTCTGCTGGCAGATCGGACTATTTAttctaatcttttattaattactgTCTTGTATAATAAAATTCAGAAATCTTATCATTTATTTTGGTTGGCCACAGCTAGGCTTTATGGAAAAGCATCAGCTTTTATCATTTTTGTTCAATACTAGATCACTAGGAGAAGCTACAGCTTTAGACTTCGTTAGCACCTTCTTCTATTGCTGGAACAATTAGTAAATATGCAGTGTTTGGTTAGATCTCGTAGAATAAGAAGGTGCTGCAAAGACCCTTCAGCTATCATTACTAGGACCACTCTTTGTGGTAAAGGCAATATTAATATCATGAAAATGTAGCTAGCAATAAATTCATacttagtgcaaaaaaaaaaaaaaaacataggatgGTTTGCTTCATCGTGGTATGTAACATGTCAAGTTGGTTTTCACATCCTATGTGACTGCTTAAAGGAATTGTCTGGGACTTTGCTATTTTTTCCCTTTTGAGGTTTAGAGCTTACAGGTAGATAGTTGCTAACTGTTCTGCCCTGCGACTATCTCTGCTGGCTCTGAGCACTCTCGGACTGCTTTGACAGCGATTCTCCTGCTTCCAGAGATGTCAGCCTAACCTGGGGAGTCGGCTGCCAATCAGGGTGATGTCAGCAGTGATTCTCCTGTTGACAGAGCAGACCGGAAGTTAAAGAGCTGCTCTGTTAATGTGAGTGTCATgatgataaaggggcaggacggcatactggaacccgcacctgtccctgccactataatggggccatgactttcccttatctcaggggtacctataatggttaggaggcctgagccaccagcgtatccatgtctcctgtgcaggccctatcagtggtcccctctccccccccccccaagggaggtggactgccccagtgtataaatatgacaattaaacaaggcatgcagacaaggtaactaaaatctcaaactcaccaaatgctcacacaaccacagagaagggaagagaaggaaaaaaacaaggaaggaaaacaggtttaacatgcaaccaaaactgcagacaacaatctctgtagataaacctccaagctccaaatacctctgctccttcccacttcaagccaggcagcagaactgatcactgacaacacagttgtagtcaaagctgagtctatataggagcggagattacaaaaaccaaaccagctgagagaccaagctctcagtaacaaggtttaactcctgccctgctggcacaagacagccaggtcagaattcaggagaagagcttctgttcatcgtgtgtgaacgaggcccagagcgctgcggttctctgggacctctctgtcgcggtagc
The nucleotide sequence above comes from Ranitomeya imitator isolate aRanImi1 chromosome 7, aRanImi1.pri, whole genome shotgun sequence. Encoded proteins:
- the SNRNP25 gene encoding U11/U12 small nuclear ribonucleoprotein 25 kDa protein → MEVNVNSGYEYDPNLSGGEIKEEDAEEELPHAEVVDIFQEGLAMLVQDPLLCDLPIQVTLEEINSQIALEFGQAMTVRVCKGDGEVMPVVVIQNATVLDLKRGIQRYVQLKHQREGGIQHISWKYVWKTYQLSFSGEKLDNDEKSLREYGIKNRDEVVFIKKLKKK